The Scylla paramamosain isolate STU-SP2022 chromosome 30, ASM3559412v1, whole genome shotgun sequence DNA window GACTTAGTCActcatttcacatttttttggTTTCCTTCAAAAGTTAACAACAAACTTTTAAGGAGAAACtgtaagaaacaagaaaataagggaagctgcaagaagccaccagaccTACATaaggcagtccctttatgaaacacaGTTACTtatctccacctatcatcttcattcatagtagtagtcaaagggttaatagtCTCACTTATTACAAAAAAGTATCCCATATTTTCTCCATTCAATACTTCAGATTTATCTCAGAATATCTGTGGTAATGACTTTATGAAcacaaaaaaggagaataaggaagacaGGTGATGAGGTGTTTTGTGAAGGAGAGGCCAGGAAGTGCTTTGCAAATGGAAGGGACTGTCATTCAAGGCAAGATATCCTGTTAGTCTGTAGCTGAGACCAGAACCTGATGCTGCCTGAACCAAGACTGCAACAACAAATGTACTTGAATAATATTTTGCAACGTCTAAACTCTCATGTGTTGTGAGACTGTAATTGCCTCAGTGATCACAAGCTTATTTCTTACTACAGATTGTCCTGGAGATAAAACACCCTGCCCAACTATGCAAGAGGGGTCATTAACCATAAgacattttctttgttatgtaTCTCCTCTATCATATTGAGGAGGTTATAATGATTAAAATTTTGCTGTTAGAACTTATCAGGTGGTGAACCAGCCACTTCATTGGCAGCAACaccaaaaaaaagttacaggaGATGGTGCAGCTGCCTCATGCTTGCCTTGTGTGCTTTTTAAACAATAGTATAACTGGTCGGCAAATTGATTTGGTAACCATGAGTGAAATTAAAATCATAATAATTCAGCCCGTAAAGTTGTGCAATAAAATACATCATCAGTAAACAGTGACTGAAAACTGACCTGCAATATTGTGGAGGTGAGTCAAGGGGTCTTCTCCTGCTTGTTGACGGGACAGTTGCAGAAATTCACTCTGTTCCTCATGAAGCGTAGAACACAGATTATCTAAGGCCTGAAAAAATAGGATATAATTCTTTATTACACCATGAAATAATTTGTATATGTTTCTTTATCTAGAACTACTAATATAGCATGCAtataaaagaagtaaggaaCTGGATCATTACTGTTGTACTTCATCCAGTAAGTCATGTTTCTTAGCTTATTGCACATGACAAAGTTCATGCTGGAAGAGTTTAAGGCTTAATACTTGCTTTTACATTGaaatttgatttgatttgattaatttttttatgtaagaaagcACTGGCCTAGGTctacaaaaagaacaagaagaaatgcccactgaggtgccagtccttaaagaaaagtaaaaaagaaccATGCAAAATCCTCTAGGGTTACTTAAATTAGGCAGCAAATATCAAATaatcattatgaaaaagtgGGCTAAATCTTTCTTGAGAAGCTCACACACTTGCTGGTTGTTGGTGGCCAGGATTGGGGTGGACAGGATCTCAATGGGCACAGGAAGGCGCACATACTGAGGCGGCTCTCCTTCGGGGCTCTGGTTGCTGGCTTGGAAGCATGTCACTTGATGGTTGCCTATCTACAGAGAAGAGACACCAgttgtatcttcacctcatatCCCACAATTTTCATAGATTAAGTTATTATGATAAATCTATGGATCTCATCTTACATTTACTACCATTGTGTAATTCCATGTGTCTACTGTGTATAATGAGTAAGTTACAATGTCCTTTGTTAATCTACTGTTTATACATTACACTTAGCAACTATCTACTTAATGCATTTAATTCTTCATATTTTGTTCTTACCAGTAATTTCCATAAAAGTGTCTCAGATAGAAATATCAGTCTCCCTTTCCTGATAAATATCTGTTGGTATTTCTTAATCTTCTGCATCTCTCACTTCTCAATTTAAACTTATTGACTCTACAGTGCAATCAGTACCACATTCAAAGACTCCAAAATTGTATGTTTCAAATGAAACTGCTTTTTTAACCTGGTCATCCTCACATTCTGCTTTCAATCCATCAATAAACAGCTTAGATTATTTTGTACCTTGGTCTTTTTGTCTTCATTATAGACAGAGAAGATGAGTCCTATGAAGTGACTGTCCATCTGCTGGTAGCCGGCTTGGGTCTGCAGATCTGGCAAGGTGATAAAAGCATAAGGATGTGGAGGTTCATACTTGAGGTGTGTACATAAGACTCGTATCACATAAGTACTTTAATGACGGACATAAAACCCACCGATATCAGAAGGCCACACAGTGATGTGAGGGTGTGAGTGGTACCAGCCAACAATGTGCAGTTCCTTTCCACTTGATGCTGACATCTGCTCTGCTCTCTGCTGTGCCTGTTGATGGACATGTCATCTAATCGTTTCTTTCACTACAATATTTACGATTTAAGGTTTATGTTTATATGCCTATGTATATATACGAAGAAATGGTGAGTGATTATTTGTAGCTCACAGTATTCTCTCTAATGCCGAGGAAAAGTTTGCTAGTCAGGAATgatgatggaaagaaaggacatGTTTCAGGCATACAATTACTATTTCTCACCTCAATTAACATCTCTGGAGATATCTCTACTCGGTCCTTCCTCTTGTCTGACCTCCTGAGTGTCACGGCTGAGTGGATGTCACAGACCACTTCTTTTCCCTGACAGTGAAAAATCCTCAGTTATTAAGGAACCTCACAGAAGTGTATAACTGGCATCTATAGAGTCATAACTATACTGCTTCTGTACATAATGTAATGATGTAAtactataactctctctctctctctaacacaaatGTACATTAAATGATATTATTCTAtacacattataaaaaatttACTTAACTGAGGTTTGAATATGAGTTAATCTATTGCACCATCTATCTATGCATTTCTCtacaattaaaggaaaaaaaatcaacattaccTCACTGAACTCCCCAACCAGCAGAcccatcacttcctccttctctgtggTGAGGGCGTGGTGGAGACACACAAGGTAGGCATCCACCGCCAGCCGGACCTGCGACACCCACATGGTTCTAATGGACAGACAGtgctggaaaaaagaaacataaaaggaACTGATAAGATTTGAAAAGAATTTTGAAGATTACTCACTAAGATCATCTAAGCAGACACAATGTTCTTTTGCTATGTACGAGATTCTGTGGGTGAAACAGAATTTCACTACATCTATACATCATCTGGCCAATGTCATAATGCCACTGCCTCAGCCCACCAATCACGAGTGTCGACTATAAATTCACCTGCTATTGTTCAGTCTTGTCTAATGCCATCTTGTCAGTCTGTCACTTGTCACCATAGAGATTAATCACAGTCCCTTACACTTATGATTCTGAGAGGAATGCCTTGGCTAGGGAGTTATTGGTGAAACTTCTTAGACATTAGGAAAGAGATCTAGATGGATGGACGTATAACACCAGTATTAACAGCATGTTGATCAGTTTGTCCACTATAACTGCGATACAATATTGCAATTTCTAGCAGGTCTTTCTTTGAGTTGAATACGCGATGGACCGAGTTAGTAAGCAGTAGGCCGAGATGACCAGCATTCAAAGTGGTAACCCTACGAAAACATTCACTACACGTATGTAACAAACCCCCCACTCAGAgacgccccgccccacccagcACTATCACGCACCTTTCAGCCCTCAATCCCCACCAATAACTACCATAACTATCATATCAAACTTTGAGCA harbors:
- the LOC135115926 gene encoding lys-63-specific deubiquitinase BRCC36-like — translated: MWVSQVRLAVDAYLVCLHHALTTEKEEVMGLLVGEFSEGKEVVCDIHSAVTLRRSDKRKDRVEISPEMLIEAQQRAEQMSASSGKELHIVGWYHSHPHITVWPSDIDLQTQAGYQQMDSHFIGLIFSVYNEDKKTKIGNHQVTCFQASNQSPEGEPPQYVRLPVPIEILSTPILATNNQQALDNLCSTLHEEQSEFLQLSRQQAGEDPLTHLHNIAVMVQSVCRLSSLVLGPLVSRVEEQLSHVLTTTKYLKQEEAHMKKLPAENNVALPDP